In a genomic window of Nostoc sp. UHCC 0870:
- a CDS encoding lysophospholipid acyltransferase family protein produces MSLNRPLDISQSFLATLSTNMFRYYEDRIPQDASLLVVSNHRSFMDALILMAALESPIRFACHHYMGQVPILREIVTGQLGCFPLEENQQRQQSFFVQSQQLLRRKQMVGVFPEGANPMVKYTEPHQVGEFRRGFAHLALRSDIPDLGVLPIAIASIEEVNTAAFPLRLLSLFDPSEPLFNQSGWHPLVIYRRVAVLIGRPYWITSQHQHQYHGKQAKNVVAELTTYCHREIAHLLMQGCY; encoded by the coding sequence ATGAGTCTAAATAGACCTCTAGACATTTCTCAATCATTCTTGGCTACACTCTCAACAAATATGTTTCGTTATTACGAGGATCGCATTCCCCAAGATGCTAGTTTGTTAGTAGTGAGCAATCATCGCAGTTTTATGGATGCCCTGATTTTAATGGCAGCTTTAGAAAGTCCGATTCGCTTTGCTTGCCATCACTACATGGGACAAGTACCGATTTTGCGAGAGATTGTCACAGGACAATTAGGTTGTTTTCCTCTAGAAGAAAACCAACAGCGACAGCAAAGCTTTTTTGTGCAGTCCCAGCAACTATTACGAAGAAAACAGATGGTGGGAGTGTTTCCTGAAGGTGCTAATCCAATGGTGAAATACACCGAACCCCATCAAGTAGGTGAATTTCGTCGCGGGTTTGCTCATTTGGCGTTACGTTCTGATATACCAGATTTAGGAGTCTTACCAATTGCGATCGCCTCTATAGAGGAGGTGAACACAGCCGCTTTCCCCTTGCGATTGTTAAGTCTATTCGACCCTTCTGAACCTTTATTTAATCAATCTGGTTGGCATCCCCTGGTAATTTATCGTCGAGTTGCTGTGTTAATTGGTCGCCCTTATTGGATTACATCTCAACATCAACACCAATATCACGGCAAACAGGCAAAAAACGTCGTAGCTGAACTAACCACATACTGTCACCGTGAAATTGCTCACTTACTGATGCAAGGCTGCTATTAA